TTTACTATATCTGATTGATCTATTGAAAGCACTGTAATGTATTGAATCAGTTTTGATATGAAACGACGAGCGTTCTCATCTTCCCCTGTTTTTTTTAAAACATAATATAGATTGGCAATCCCATTAGAGGACATATATCCAATTGCTATATTATTCTCAAGTAATGTTAAAACAATTCTACTCGCTTCAAGAAATGGTTCTCGAGCTAATGCTACGTCTAAAACAACATCCGTATCGACAAAAACACGTCTGATCATAAGAATCGTTCCGATCTACTTTCATCAAGCATGTCTTTGTAATCTCTTCCATTATCCTTAAACATGCCGACAAGGCTGTCAGTAATCGGAGCCTCGAGGGTACTTGAAAAATCGCTTGGAGTTGTTCCAGAAGATATGTTATTCAAATACTCCTCTACGATTCTAGAAACACTCTTATTTTTATTTTTAGCATAGGTTTTCGCCCTCTTTATGATTGCTTTATCGATGGTTAAAGTAAGTTTCGTTGTCATAGACCACCTCGCACGTATACTATATACTTCTCATACGTATACGTCAATAGCATTTTTGATATGTTATTAATTCTATGTTTAGCAATGTTACAGTGTCCCCCTCTTTGTTCAGACCAGATATACTGAGCAAGGAGAGAGGATATGGCAGAGCAGCAACGATGGACGGCGAAGCGCAAGTCTGAGGTGATACTCCAGATCCTGCGCCA
This sequence is a window from Methanobacterium sp.. Protein-coding genes within it:
- a CDS encoding PIN domain-containing protein, which produces MIRRVFVDTDVVLDVALAREPFLEASRIVLTLLENNIAIGYMSSNGIANLYYVLKKTGEDENARRFISKLIQYITVLSIDQSDIVNGLKSRIPDFEDALQQFSANRNRCDCIVTRNTDDYKNSIVKVYTPIEFLNLYKEKL
- a CDS encoding DUF6364 family protein; translation: MTTKLTLTIDKAIIKRAKTYAKNKNKSVSRIVEEYLNNISSGTTPSDFSSTLEAPITDSLVGMFKDNGRDYKDMLDESRSERFL